The Streptomyces sp. NBC_01244 genome contains a region encoding:
- a CDS encoding glycosyltransferase family 2 protein, producing MTNLWVVVPAYNEAAAIGATLAALAAQYDTGFTLAVVDNASTDRTAEAVRDFARSAPFPVELIAEERPGAGTAADTGFRYAIAAGATHLLRTDADCLPAPEWTAVAKAEFGRGAEMLCGRSVPRRDERPTLLEARLLPALIRLTSLYGRYRRAHRHPRYRTPYVLCHGHNLGITAGLYLRCGGALRVPLHERSEDVALLNRAREHSQRIVRAEHLVVQNSLRRLRSWGPRRTLLWYWDRRYRPADTAEAHVR from the coding sequence TTGACGAACCTGTGGGTGGTCGTGCCCGCGTACAACGAGGCGGCCGCCATCGGTGCCACCCTGGCCGCGCTCGCCGCCCAGTACGACACCGGATTCACGCTCGCGGTCGTGGACAACGCCTCCACCGACCGGACCGCGGAAGCCGTACGGGACTTCGCGCGCTCGGCGCCCTTTCCCGTCGAGCTGATCGCGGAGGAACGGCCCGGCGCCGGGACCGCCGCCGACACGGGCTTCCGGTACGCCATCGCCGCCGGCGCCACCCACCTGCTGCGCACGGACGCCGACTGTCTGCCCGCCCCGGAGTGGACTGCCGTCGCGAAGGCGGAGTTCGGGCGGGGCGCCGAGATGCTGTGCGGCCGCAGCGTGCCGCGCCGCGACGAGCGGCCCACCCTCCTCGAAGCCCGGCTGCTGCCGGCGCTGATCCGGCTCACCTCGCTCTACGGCCGCTACCGGCGGGCCCACCGCCACCCCCGCTACCGCACCCCGTACGTCCTGTGTCACGGCCACAACCTGGGCATCACCGCCGGACTCTACCTGCGCTGCGGCGGCGCCCTGCGCGTGCCGCTGCACGAGCGGTCCGAGGACGTGGCCCTGCTGAACCGGGCCCGCGAGCACAGCCAGCGGATCGTACGCGCGGAGCACCTGGTGGTGCAGAACAGCTTGCGCAGGCTGCGGAGTTGGGGACCCCGCCGAACCCTGCTCTGGTACTGGGACCGGCGCTACCGGCCCGCCGACACCGCGGAGGCACACGTCCGATGA
- a CDS encoding YhjD/YihY/BrkB family envelope integrity protein, with translation MAVRKRVMGARKRVMASHRRYTRANGDALAGSLTYALLVGTAPAVLLLASLAGRSGADGGGDGAGRVVDGLTAALLPAAAAPLAGRLPTAAPHWRPLLALALCWSVVRMARALRTGVRAMCGQNAGSGNPVRDAARDVAGAAVLCLAVTAVAAVVTAGGPGWTVPALWALFAAVLRLAPRRAPGRPRAAAIAGPALAAALACRLLALAAGPYLAATAELHGDLYRGAGPLIGLLVWGSLCARVLLRAASWAATANQPEGAKS, from the coding sequence GCCCTCGCGGGCTCGCTCACGTACGCCCTGCTCGTCGGGACGGCCCCGGCGGTACTACTCCTCGCCTCGCTGGCGGGCCGATCCGGGGCGGACGGGGGTGGGGACGGTGCCGGGCGGGTCGTGGACGGGCTGACCGCGGCCCTGCTGCCCGCCGCCGCGGCCCCGCTGGCCGGGCGGCTGCCCACCGCGGCCCCGCACTGGCGGCCGCTGCTCGCCCTCGCCCTCTGCTGGTCGGTGGTGCGGATGGCCCGGGCGCTGCGCACGGGCGTGCGGGCCATGTGCGGGCAGAACGCGGGCAGCGGAAACCCCGTGCGCGACGCGGCGCGGGACGTCGCGGGTGCGGCCGTGCTCTGTCTCGCGGTCACCGCCGTCGCCGCCGTGGTGACGGCGGGCGGTCCGGGCTGGACGGTCCCCGCGCTGTGGGCGCTGTTCGCGGCCGTCCTGCGGCTCGCCCCGCGTCGCGCCCCCGGCAGGCCCCGGGCTGCCGCCATCGCGGGCCCGGCGCTGGCGGCCGCGCTGGCCTGCCGGCTGCTCGCCCTCGCCGCGGGCCCCTACCTCGCCGCGACCGCCGAACTGCACGGTGACCTCTACCGCGGGGCCGGGCCGCTGATCGGACTGCTCGTCTGGGGGAGCCTGTGCGCCCGGGTGCTGCTCCGCGCGGCGTCCTGGGCCGCCACCGCCAACCAGCCCGAAGGAGCGAAGAGTTGA